The genome window GATATACACATCGTGAGCTATGAACTTTCTACGTCATTATCTGATGTAGTTTCTTCATCATTTCACAAATATAAGCATTAATCCTCATTAAACAAGCTGATTAAGTTTTTTTAAAGACCACGTTCAACTCATTTCATTATTACAAATCGGTCATTGAAATTCCACCTACTCCAAGATACTACGAAATCCTACAGATTAATTGGATACAAAACAGCCTTTTCGTAATGACAAAGTCAAGCAAAGAATGTTACAGATGATTAATAGCGTTGCAACTTGAAAACACAGAACTGCAAATTTTCTTCATGAAAAAAAACAATTATTTTCACGAAAAGAAATATTTTTCTTCATGAAAAGAAACATTTTTCTTCGTGAAAAGAATTTGTGATTTAACAACATTTCGCATCAAAAGAAACTGACTATCAAGCAGAAAATATGTATCTTTGTCATCATACATAACCAAGTAAAGAAAGCGGAATGGATATTGAGGAATTAAGGCGTTACTGCCTGTCACTATCAGAAGAGACCGAAGAGAAGTTCCCTTTTCAGCAGTTCAAGGCTGCAAAAGACGTGCTTGCTTTCTACATCGGCGGACATATCTTCTGCTACTTTGACATCAACGACCTGACGCACGTAACGGTGAAATGCCAGCCGGAAAAGGTGACAGAACTCATAGAACGGTATGACTTCATCGACCATCCCTATAACGGCAATGCCAAATACTGGATTGGCATAGACGTGATGCGGGCAGACAGCAACCTGATAAAGGAACTGATTAAGGACTCGTTCGACATCGTAAAGAAAAAGAAATGACGCTCTGGAATCTCATACACGGCTGTCACCGCAAGAGTGAAGGCTGCAAGCATTGCTACGTCTTCACTCGCGATGGGCAGTACGGCATAGACACGAATATCGTGCGCAAGACCACTACATTCAACCTTCCGATGAAAAAGAACAGGAAAGGAGAGTGGAAGATTCCTGCCGGAACGATGGTGATGACGTGCTTCTCGTCAGACTTCTTCATCGAAGAAATGGACGAATGGAGGGAGGAAGCATGGCTGATGATGCTGAAACGACAGGACTTGCAGTTCTTTATGGTGACGAAACGCCCTGAACGTATCACAGAATGCCTACCTGCGTATTGGGAAGAGCTGGAAGAGCGTGTCTATATCTGCTGTACGATGGAGAACCAGCGACGAACGGACGAACGGCTCCCCATCTTTCAAGCGGCTCCACTCATACATCGTGAAATCATTGTAGAACCGATGCTTGAAAGCATTGACTTCCGAGGTTCACTGAATGGTATTGAGCGCATCACCGTTGGAGGTGAATCGGGAACATACGCCCGTCCCTGTCATTATGAATGGATATTGGATGTGCGCAGACAATGCGAACAAGCGGGCATAGGCTTTCATTTTATGCAGACTGGTGCCAACTTCTATAAAGACGGTAAATATTATAAACTTACGCACAGGCTGCAAATGTCGCAGGCCGCACGTGCAAATATCAATATAGAATGAACATTGAGGAATTCCGCCAACACTGCCTTCCACTGAACGGTGTCACAGAAAAGATGCCGTTTGACAAGGCTAACAATGATTACGACCGCAACCTGCTGGTATTCTCCATCGGCGACAAGTGGTTCTGCTTTGTGAATATTGAGGTCTTCGACTTCTGCGACCTGAAGTCTGCCCCAGATGTCTCTGCCGACTTACAGGCTGAATACGAAGCTGTAAAGCCCGGCTATCACATGAACCACAAGCATTGGATATCCGTCTACTTCAATCAGGATATACCCGACAAGCGTATCTTTGAGCTTATTGATGATGCTTACCAACGAGTGCTGGGCTCACTGCCTAAGGGGGAACGGGAAAAGTACAAGGTGTCAAATATTTAATGGACAATACACGGCAAACTGATAACTTAAAATGCAGATAATACGGAGAAACAATCCAACATCAGGTCCTGTTTCTCCGTTCTCCATTTACTTTAACTATAAAAAAGCTGTTTTCATCCAATTAATACGTATCTTTGTCGCAGGAACAACACTATCCGCATGAAGATTAGTATAGAGGTATAGTATTATAAAACAGGGGGTGTAGTCTTTATCAAAACAAACAGAAACATTATCAACAGGAAAGAAAACAATGATGACCTATCAAAAAAGGGTTAAGGATAGCTTTGTGTCTGTCTCTCCTCACACTCGTTCCAGTGCGCTCAATGGCACAGGACAACGACGACTTCTCGCCAGACGCACCCGGTGCAACAACCGGCGTCAGCATAATGCCCCAAGGAAAGATTGACTGGGAAACTGGTTTCTCGCACGAATGGAACAGGAGAAACGGTGCGCATGAACGTACATGGACTGTCAACACATCAATGTTCCGTCTCGGAATGACTCCACAGGCTGAGTTGAGACTGCAGATAGACGAATGTCTTACCCACACATCGGAAGGAAACTACGGAGGCATCGCCAATGCTGCTATTGGAACGAAAATCAAGGTTTATGAGGGTGGAAAGAGCTTGCCGAAAGTTGCTTTTATGGGTACATTGCTCATTCCCGGAGGCAGTCATGCACGCTACCTGCCCGGTCATGTCGGCTTTCAGGCGCATCTGCTATTTGAGAACGAGCTGAGCAGTAAGTTCACACTGGGCTATGAAGTGGGGAGTGATTGGAGCGGCGACACGAACAATCCCGACCTTTTCTTCGGTATCAACCTAACCTATCAGCCTTCTGACAAGTGGAGCTTCTTCGTCGAAAGCTATAACCGCTACAACTCTCAGCGACAGGACGACTGGGCAAAAGCGAGACGCAGCAGCCATTTCAACTGTATGAGTGAGTTCGGACTGACTTATATGCTTACGCCACGACTGCAATTAAACGCATACAGTGACATCTGTTTTAACGAGTTTTCCCGATACAATAACATCGGCTTTGGCATTGCGTGGCTGCTGAATTAACCAAGGGAGCTTATTCATCAAGGAACTTTTCTACCTATAATCTATTCATAATTCGATTTTATTTCTTAATTTTGTGACGTTTTAAATTAGGGGTGTTGTGCCCCTATACTTTTGTAAAAAGACGATGAAATTCAAGTATGATGTACTTGTTATCGGCGGTGGACACGCAGGTTGCGAGGCTGCAACAGCAGCAGCCAACATGGGTGCAAACACCTGTTTGGTAACAATGGATATGAATAAAATCGGTCAGATGAGCTGTAATCCAGCTGTCGGAGGAATTGCTAAAGGACAGATAGTCAGAGAGATAGATGCTCTTGGGGGCTATATGGGACTGGTAACCGACGCAACAGCGATACAGTTCCGTATGCTGAACCGGTCGAAAGGACCTGCCGTATGGAGTCCACGAGCGCAGTGTGACCGTGGCAAGTTCATCTGGGAATGGCGGACAATACTCGACCATACTGACAACCTTGACATCTTTCAGGACCAAGCCGACGAATTACTGGTAGAGAATGATAAAGTGTTGGGAGTCAGAACAATATGGGGTATTGACATCTATGCACGTACGGTGGTTATCACTGCTGGCACATTCCTCAACGGACTGATGCACATCGGCAAGCGAAAGGTGGAAGGTGGACGATGCGCAGAGCCTGCTGTTCACAACTTTACAGAGAGTATCACGCGTCACGGTATTCGTGCCAAACGTATGAAAACCGGTACTCCCGTGCGTATTGACCGCCGTTCGGTTCACTTCGACGAGATGGAACCACAGCCGGGAGAGACGGATTATCACCAGTTCTCTTTCTATGGCCCGCACCGCCAGCTGCCACAGCTGCCCTGCTGGACCTGCAACACGAATGAGGAAGCGCACGAGGTGCTGCGCCGTGGAGTGGCTGACTCTCCCCTCTTCAACGGGCAGATTCAGAGTACAGGTCCACGCTATTGTCCTTCGATAGAGACGAAACTCGTCACCTTTCCCGACAAGAACAGCCATCCGCTCTTCCTTGAACCAGAGGGCGTGGATACGAACGAAATGTATCTGAACGGCTTTTCTTCAAGTATGCCTTGGGAGGTTCAGTTAGAGGCTATACACAAGATTCCCGCCCTGCGTGACGCAAAAATCTATCGCCCGGGCTATGCCATCGAATATGATTACTTTGACCCTACACAGCTGAAGCAGTCGTTGGAGTCGAAAGTCATCGAAGGATTGTTCTTTGCCGGACAGGTGAATGGTACCACTGGATACGAGGAAGCGGGCGGACAAGGCTTGGTGGCGGGTATCAATGCCGCCCTGTTCTGCGCTGGCAAGGAGCCTTTCGTTATGAACAGGGACGAGAGTTACATCGGTGTGCTGATTGATGACCTCACGACAAAGGGCGTTGACGAGCCTTACCGCATGTTTACTTCGCGTGCAGAATACCGTATTCTTCTACGTCAGGATGATGCTGATGCACGTCTGACGGAGCGGGCTTATAATATAGGTACAGCTAAGCAGGACCGCTACGACTGGTGGATGCAGAAGAAGGAGAATATCAACCGTATTCTTGACTTCTGTAACAACACTTCGGTCAAGCCGGATTTAGTAAACGGTTTCTTGGAACAATTGGGAACGTCTCCTATCAAGGGAGCAACTAAGATTACAGAACTTGTGGCACGACCACAGATCAACTTCGAGAATCTCTCAGCTGTTGTTCCGAGCCTGAAGGAGGCTATTGAGGCTTCGCCTAACCGCAAGGAAGAGATTGCCGAGGCTGCGGAAATCAAATTGAAGTACAAGGGCTATATTGACCGTGAACGTGTATTTGCTGAAAAGATGCACCGCCTTGAAGATATAAAAATCAAAGGACACTTCAGGTATAGTGAGCTGCATGACCTTTCAACAGAGTGCCGACAGAAGTTAGAGCAGATTCAACCGGAAACGCTCGCACAGGCAAGTCGCATCCCTGGAGTTAGTCCAAGTGACATCAATGTACTGCTTGTCCTGATGGGAAGATAAGTGTAATGGAACTGAAAAGGTCCAACACGTGAACGGAACAGCAGTCTGACAAGCTCGGAAAAGCATACTGTTTCACGTGAAACAAATGCATAAAACAAAACTATATAACAATCTGAAAATGAACAAAGAACTATTATTAGACAACCTGAGATGTATCCCGGATTGGCCTATTAAGGGTGTTAACTTCCGAGATGTTACCACCCTGTTCAAGTCACCTGAAGCTCTTCAGGAGATTACTGACGAAATGGTTGAACTCTACGAAGACAAGGGTGTAACTAAAATTGTGGGTATCGAGAGCCGTGGCTTCGTTATGTCGTCTGCCGTTGCAACCCGTTTAGGTGCAGGTATCGTGCTTTGCCGCAAGCCAGGAAAGCTCCCTTGTGAGACCGTACAGGAGAGTTATCAGAAGGAATACGGCATGGACACAATCGAAATTCACAAGGATGCTATCAACGAGAATGACATTGTTCTCCTCCACGACGACCTCCTTGCAACAGGCGGAACGATGAAGGCTGCCTGCGACCTCGTCAAGAAGTTCAAGCCAAAGAAAGTGTATTGTAACTTCATTATCGAACTTCACACGGAGTTTCCTAATAGCCGTGACCAGTTCGACAAGGACGTTGAAATTAGTTCTTTGCTCCAATTCTAATCAGCAAGACTGTGACAAGTATCTTTCCTCCCTACCCTTTTAAATAACAAAGAGGAAATGAAATGAAAATAAAAGAACGAGGAGCATCCCGCAGATCGGGCCGCTCCTCGTCTCTTTTAAAATACATCTCTGCTACTTGCCCACATACTCTTAGATTACAACATCCTTCCCCCTCCCTTCTCTTCGAAGCCCGTCGACACCAGCAAACACGTGAAACAGCCTTCACGTTCCACGTGAAACAAAACGTTTTAAAACACCTTTAAACAAAGGAGTTACGCAAAATGAATAAAGAAGAAAACTTGAAGCGAACAGCTTATCTAAAGAACATTGTGCTCAACATGCCCGAGAAACCGGGCACGTATCAGTTCTATGATAATGAGAAAACTATCATCTATGTCGGCAAAGCAAAGAATCTGAAGAGGCGTGTTTCATCATACTTTCATAAAGAGGTTGACCGCTTCAAGACAAAAGTACTGGTTTCTAAGATTCACGATATTTCCTACTCTGTGGTCAAGACAGAGGAAGATGCGCTTTTGATAGAGAATCAACTTATCAAGCAATACAAGCCAAAATACAATGTATTGCTCAAAGATGGAAAGACTTATCCCAGTATTTGCGTAACAAACGAATACTTCCCACGCATCTTCAAGACACGCACTATCAACAAACGCTACGGCACTTTCTACGGTCCTTACAGCCACATCGGAAGCATGTACGCCATTCTTGACATTATAAAGAAGGTATACAAGCCCCGCACCTGTCGCTTCCCTATTACGAAAGAAGGAATCGAGCAAGGTAAATACAAGCCTTGCTTAGAGTATCATCTACATAACTGTGGAGCTCCTTGTATCAACAAACAAAGTTATGAAGATTATCAGGAAGCTATAAAACAAGCACGGGAAGTATTGAAAGGAAACACCCGTGAAGTCCAGAAACTCCTGAAAAAACAAATGGAGAAATATGCAGAAGAGCTGCGGTTTGAGGAAGCTGAACTCTGTAAACAACGCTATCTCGCTCTCGATAACTTCGCTGCAAAGAGCGAAATCGTTAGTCATACGATTACAGATGTCGATGTATTCACAATTGTAAGCGACGATACAAGAAAGAATGCTTTTATCAATTATATTCACGTAACCAACGGTGCAATCAATCAAAGTTTCACTTATGAATACAAGCGTAAGCTCGATGAGTCCGATGAAGAACTGCTTAACGAGGCTATTCCAGAGATACGTGAACGGTTCAACAGCACAGCCAAGGAGATTATCGTCCCCTTTGAACTTGATTTCAAAGTGAAAGGTGCAGAGTTCTTTATCCCACAGCGGGGCGACAAACATCATCTTTTAGAGCTTTCAGAGATGAATGCCAAGCAATACAAGTTCGACCGCTTGAAACAAACAGAAAAGCTGAATCCAGAGCAAAAACAGACCCGTTTGATGCGAGAACTACAGGAAAAGCTGAAGTTAACGAAGCTACCTTATCACATAGAATGCTTTGATAACTCCAACATTTCCGGCACTGACGCTGTCGCTGGCTGTATAGTATATAAGGGAATGAAGCCCTCCAAGAAGGATTATCGCAAATACAACATCAAGACAGTAACTGGTCCTGACGACTACGCATCCATGCAAGAGGTTGTCAGACGACGTTACAGCCGGATGCAGGAAGAAGAAACTCCCCTGCCCGACCTCATCATCACGGATGGTGGAAAGGGGCAGATGGAAGTGGTCAGAGAGGTGGTCGAAGACGAACTCCATCTGAATATCCCCATTGCAGGACTCGCCAAAGACGACCGCCACCGCACCAACGAACTCCTTTTCGGATTCCCACAACAGACAATTGCCTTAGACATCAAGGGCGAACTCTTCAAGGTTCTCACCCAGATACAGGATGAAGTGCACCGCTACGCTATCTCCTTCCACCGCAAAAAACGCTCTAAAAATCAGTTACACAGCGAGTTAGATAATATCAAGGGCGTCGGACCAAAGACAAAAGACGCATTATTAAAGAAACTGAAGAGCGTAAAAAGGATTAAAGAAGCTGAAAATCAAGAACTTACAAGTATAATAGGCGCAAGTAAAGCGAGTATTGTTTACAATTATTTTCACTCTGACAGGTAAATTGTCAAATAAATATTGTATATTTGCGATATGAGAATTGTGATACAACGTGTTAGCCAGGCTTGTGTTACCATCAACAAGCAAGTAAAGTCTTCCATAGGAGCCGGTTACCTTGTCCTCCTCGGCATTGGTAAAGACGACACTGAAGAAGATGTCAACTGGTTAGTAAAGAAAGTGATAGCCTTGCGTGTTTTCGACGATGAAATGGGCGTAATGAACCGCAGCATCATGGATGTTGATGGCGAAATACTCGTTGTTTCCCAGTTCACCCTTATGGGAAGCCATAAGAAAGGAAACCGTCCAAGCTGGATTCATGCAGCCCCACACGAAATCTCCATCCCGCTCTATAATCGCTTCTGTGCCGCTCTGAGCGACGCCTTGAGTAAGCCTGTAGGTACTGGAGAGTTCGGCGCAGACATGAAGGTGGAATTACTGAATGATGGTCCTGTAACCATCTGCATGGATACAAAAAACAAGGAGTAAACTTCACCGGGCTACCTCAACAACGCTTGACAGAAGAAAGACAAACAGGATTTGAAGGTAAATAAACAAAGAGAAAAGCGATAGAATGGGGATTTTTCTCCATCTTTCTTACCAGAGTTCACCACACATATCCGCTTCAACCTGTACCTATTAATAGCTTGTCAACACACATCATCAAACAAAAATAACAGAAACAATGACGATAAAAGAAGCACAGCAAGCCGTTGACAAATGGATAAAGGAAAACGGTGTACGCTACTTCAGCGAGCTGACAAACATGGCATGCCTCACAGAAGAAGTAGGAGAACTGGCACGTGTGATGGCACGTACATACGGAGACCAGAGCTTCAAGGAGGGTGAAAAGCCTAACTTAGGCGAAGAAATGGCTGATATTCTATGGGTTCTGCTCTGCCTTGCCAATCAAACCAGCGTCAATCTCACCGAGGAATTACAAAAGAGTTTTGACAAGAAAACCAAACGTGACAAAGATAGGCATAAAAACAATCCAAAATTAAAATGAGACTATTTAATCCAATAAAATAACCTATAATATAAAAACGAAAGCTATTTTAGGGAAAAATAAAACTCTGACTGAATGTCAAAACTACGTTTCTCCAATATCAAAAAACGACAATGGAAAACGACAAAATGCAGAAACATGCTTTTATACATTCACTTCTCTACATAGAAACCATAACAACAAATATAATTAAAACTAATCATGGGTACAATTAAAGACACAGTATCAAAAGACATCCAGGCGCAAAAAAACGTTGGAATCGTCGAAAAAAGCGAGTATGATCAGGCTTTGGCACAGTACAACCTCAACATCACTGACGAGGAAGTAAAGGCTGCCGTAACAAAGATTATCGCTGAAAAAGTATCAGAGAACGACAACCTTGAGGTAAAGAAGTTCCTCTTGGGAAGCGTTGAGCTAACTACACTCAGCACAACAGACACTGAAGAAAAGGTGCTCGCCATGGTTGAGAAGGTAAACCGATTCGACAGCGAATATCCTGACCTCCCTCACGTTGCAGCTCTCTGCGCCTATCCTTGCTTCACAAAACTGATGGCAGACAGCCTTGAGGTTGATGGCGTTGACATTACAAATGTAACGGGTAACTTCCCATCTTCACAGACATTCCTGGAGGTAAAGACCATCGAAACAGCCCTCGCTATCAAGGACGGTGCAACCCACATCGACATTGTCCTTCCAGTAGGAAAGTTCCTTTCCGGCGATTACGAAGGCGTTTGTGACACCATCAGCGAGATGAAACAGGTATGCGGTGATGTGCCAATGAAGGTCATTCTTGAGACAGGTGACCTCCGTAACGCCAGCGACATCAAGACTGCTGCCCTCCTCTCTATGTATGCTGGTGCTGACTATATTAAGACAAGCACAGGCAAGGAGAAGGTCAGTGCAACCCCAGAGTCTGTGTATGTAATGTGCCAGGCTATCAAGGAGTACT of Prevotella fusca JCM 17724 contains these proteins:
- a CDS encoding MmcQ/YjbR family DNA-binding protein produces the protein MNIEEFRQHCLPLNGVTEKMPFDKANNDYDRNLLVFSIGDKWFCFVNIEVFDFCDLKSAPDVSADLQAEYEAVKPGYHMNHKHWISVYFNQDIPDKRIFELIDDAYQRVLGSLPKGEREKYKVSNI
- a CDS encoding MmcQ/YjbR family DNA-binding protein; this translates as MDIEELRRYCLSLSEETEEKFPFQQFKAAKDVLAFYIGGHIFCYFDINDLTHVTVKCQPEKVTELIERYDFIDHPYNGNAKYWIGIDVMRADSNLIKELIKDSFDIVKKKK
- the dtd gene encoding D-aminoacyl-tRNA deacylase codes for the protein MRIVIQRVSQACVTINKQVKSSIGAGYLVLLGIGKDDTEEDVNWLVKKVIALRVFDDEMGVMNRSIMDVDGEILVVSQFTLMGSHKKGNRPSWIHAAPHEISIPLYNRFCAALSDALSKPVGTGEFGADMKVELLNDGPVTICMDTKNKE
- a CDS encoding nucleotide pyrophosphohydrolase, with protein sequence MTIKEAQQAVDKWIKENGVRYFSELTNMACLTEEVGELARVMARTYGDQSFKEGEKPNLGEEMADILWVLLCLANQTSVNLTEELQKSFDKKTKRDKDRHKNNPKLK
- a CDS encoding DUF5131 family protein, producing MTLWNLIHGCHRKSEGCKHCYVFTRDGQYGIDTNIVRKTTTFNLPMKKNRKGEWKIPAGTMVMTCFSSDFFIEEMDEWREEAWLMMLKRQDLQFFMVTKRPERITECLPAYWEELEERVYICCTMENQRRTDERLPIFQAAPLIHREIIVEPMLESIDFRGSLNGIERITVGGESGTYARPCHYEWILDVRRQCEQAGIGFHFMQTGANFYKDGKYYKLTHRLQMSQAARANINIE
- the deoC gene encoding deoxyribose-phosphate aldolase; the protein is MGTIKDTVSKDIQAQKNVGIVEKSEYDQALAQYNLNITDEEVKAAVTKIIAEKVSENDNLEVKKFLLGSVELTTLSTTDTEEKVLAMVEKVNRFDSEYPDLPHVAALCAYPCFTKLMADSLEVDGVDITNVTGNFPSSQTFLEVKTIETALAIKDGATHIDIVLPVGKFLSGDYEGVCDTISEMKQVCGDVPMKVILETGDLRNASDIKTAALLSMYAGADYIKTSTGKEKVSATPESVYVMCQAIKEYYDKTGIQIGLKPAGGINTVMDAVIYYTIVKEVLGEKWLTNYWFRMGTSRLTNLLLSEIIGTETNFF
- the uvrC gene encoding excinuclease ABC subunit UvrC, encoding MNKEENLKRTAYLKNIVLNMPEKPGTYQFYDNEKTIIYVGKAKNLKRRVSSYFHKEVDRFKTKVLVSKIHDISYSVVKTEEDALLIENQLIKQYKPKYNVLLKDGKTYPSICVTNEYFPRIFKTRTINKRYGTFYGPYSHIGSMYAILDIIKKVYKPRTCRFPITKEGIEQGKYKPCLEYHLHNCGAPCINKQSYEDYQEAIKQAREVLKGNTREVQKLLKKQMEKYAEELRFEEAELCKQRYLALDNFAAKSEIVSHTITDVDVFTIVSDDTRKNAFINYIHVTNGAINQSFTYEYKRKLDESDEELLNEAIPEIRERFNSTAKEIIVPFELDFKVKGAEFFIPQRGDKHHLLELSEMNAKQYKFDRLKQTEKLNPEQKQTRLMRELQEKLKLTKLPYHIECFDNSNISGTDAVAGCIVYKGMKPSKKDYRKYNIKTVTGPDDYASMQEVVRRRYSRMQEEETPLPDLIITDGGKGQMEVVREVVEDELHLNIPIAGLAKDDRHRTNELLFGFPQQTIALDIKGELFKVLTQIQDEVHRYAISFHRKKRSKNQLHSELDNIKGVGPKTKDALLKKLKSVKRIKEAENQELTSIIGASKASIVYNYFHSDR
- the mnmG gene encoding tRNA uridine-5-carboxymethylaminomethyl(34) synthesis enzyme MnmG; the encoded protein is MKFKYDVLVIGGGHAGCEAATAAANMGANTCLVTMDMNKIGQMSCNPAVGGIAKGQIVREIDALGGYMGLVTDATAIQFRMLNRSKGPAVWSPRAQCDRGKFIWEWRTILDHTDNLDIFQDQADELLVENDKVLGVRTIWGIDIYARTVVITAGTFLNGLMHIGKRKVEGGRCAEPAVHNFTESITRHGIRAKRMKTGTPVRIDRRSVHFDEMEPQPGETDYHQFSFYGPHRQLPQLPCWTCNTNEEAHEVLRRGVADSPLFNGQIQSTGPRYCPSIETKLVTFPDKNSHPLFLEPEGVDTNEMYLNGFSSSMPWEVQLEAIHKIPALRDAKIYRPGYAIEYDYFDPTQLKQSLESKVIEGLFFAGQVNGTTGYEEAGGQGLVAGINAALFCAGKEPFVMNRDESYIGVLIDDLTTKGVDEPYRMFTSRAEYRILLRQDDADARLTERAYNIGTAKQDRYDWWMQKKENINRILDFCNNTSVKPDLVNGFLEQLGTSPIKGATKITELVARPQINFENLSAVVPSLKEAIEASPNRKEEIAEAAEIKLKYKGYIDRERVFAEKMHRLEDIKIKGHFRYSELHDLSTECRQKLEQIQPETLAQASRIPGVSPSDINVLLVLMGR
- a CDS encoding transporter, which translates into the protein MAQDNDDFSPDAPGATTGVSIMPQGKIDWETGFSHEWNRRNGAHERTWTVNTSMFRLGMTPQAELRLQIDECLTHTSEGNYGGIANAAIGTKIKVYEGGKSLPKVAFMGTLLIPGGSHARYLPGHVGFQAHLLFENELSSKFTLGYEVGSDWSGDTNNPDLFFGINLTYQPSDKWSFFVESYNRYNSQRQDDWAKARRSSHFNCMSEFGLTYMLTPRLQLNAYSDICFNEFSRYNNIGFGIAWLLN
- a CDS encoding adenine phosphoribosyltransferase, with translation MNKELLLDNLRCIPDWPIKGVNFRDVTTLFKSPEALQEITDEMVELYEDKGVTKIVGIESRGFVMSSAVATRLGAGIVLCRKPGKLPCETVQESYQKEYGMDTIEIHKDAINENDIVLLHDDLLATGGTMKAACDLVKKFKPKKVYCNFIIELHTEFPNSRDQFDKDVEISSLLQF